The following proteins come from a genomic window of Nocardiopsis sp. YSL2:
- a CDS encoding benzoate/H(+) symporter BenE family transporter, with product MRALVRFVRLAAPVPAVAAGLIAVLVGTTSSIAIVFAAAEAAGATPGQTASWVLALCVGMAVTCVGLSLRYRAPVVTAWSTPGAALLAVGLDGVTMPQAIGAFLFSAALITLSGVTGWFEKVMDRVPVPLAAGLLAGVLLQFGLGLFTSMEGDFTVVAAMFAVYLVCRRWLARYAVLLALVAGGAVATVNGTLDLGEVTPALARPVFVAPEFSWQVMVSVGVPLFVVTMASQNLPGVAVLRGDGYRVPISPVLGWTGATNMLLAPFGCYGLNLAAITAAICTGAQAHPDRERRFTAGVWAGIFYLCVGVFGATVASLLAALPTTLILAIAGLGLLGTIGGSLASALGDERSREAAVVTFLATASGFTLLGVGSAFWGLIAGVLTLLVTGVWRRSRVTGQAGSDPGSDSEQAGGHADARAG from the coding sequence ATGAGAGCCCTCGTCCGCTTCGTCCGTCTCGCGGCCCCCGTACCCGCCGTCGCCGCCGGCCTGATCGCCGTGCTGGTCGGCACGACCAGCTCGATCGCGATCGTGTTCGCAGCCGCCGAGGCCGCCGGGGCGACACCCGGACAGACCGCCTCGTGGGTCCTGGCTCTGTGCGTGGGCATGGCCGTCACCTGCGTGGGCCTGTCGCTGCGCTACCGCGCACCGGTGGTGACCGCCTGGTCCACGCCCGGCGCCGCGCTGCTCGCGGTCGGTCTGGACGGCGTCACGATGCCGCAGGCGATCGGCGCGTTCCTGTTCTCGGCTGCGCTGATCACGTTGAGCGGTGTGACCGGGTGGTTCGAGAAGGTCATGGACCGGGTGCCGGTGCCACTGGCGGCGGGGCTGCTCGCGGGGGTCCTGCTCCAGTTCGGCCTGGGCCTGTTCACCAGCATGGAGGGCGACTTCACCGTCGTCGCCGCGATGTTCGCGGTGTACCTGGTGTGCCGACGGTGGCTCGCCCGCTACGCGGTCCTGCTGGCGCTGGTGGCGGGCGGTGCGGTGGCGACCGTGAACGGCACCCTGGACCTGGGCGAGGTGACGCCCGCGCTGGCCCGGCCGGTGTTCGTGGCACCGGAGTTCTCCTGGCAGGTGATGGTGAGCGTGGGGGTGCCCCTGTTCGTGGTCACCATGGCCTCGCAGAACCTGCCCGGTGTGGCGGTGCTGCGGGGCGACGGCTACCGGGTGCCCATCTCCCCCGTGCTGGGCTGGACCGGGGCGACCAACATGCTGCTCGCGCCGTTCGGCTGCTACGGGCTCAACCTGGCCGCGATCACGGCGGCGATCTGCACCGGGGCGCAGGCGCACCCGGACCGCGAGCGCCGGTTCACGGCCGGGGTGTGGGCCGGGATCTTCTACCTGTGCGTGGGCGTCTTCGGCGCCACGGTCGCCTCGCTCCTGGCCGCGCTGCCGACGACGCTGATCCTGGCGATCGCGGGCCTGGGACTGCTCGGCACGATCGGGGGTTCGCTGGCCTCGGCGCTGGGCGACGAGCGGTCCCGGGAGGCGGCCGTGGTGACCTTCCTGGCGACCGCGTCGGGGTTCACGCTGCTCGGGGTGGGGTCGGCCTTCTGGGGGCTGATCGCCGGTGTGCTGACCCTGCTGGTCACGGGGGTCTGGCGCCGTTCACGCGTCACGGGCCAGGCCGGATCCGACCCGGGCTCGGACTCCGAACAGGCGGGCGGACATGCCGACGCAAGGGCCGGGTGA
- a CDS encoding asparaginase, whose amino-acid sequence MRHVVLLSTGGTIATTAGEAGLAVSVDAERLAAAATKVWDLEGVRVEAIDVNRIISSAASLDDIMALARAVDEAAARADGVVVTHGTDSMEESAFLVALTHRHEAPVAFTGAQRSFDDPAPDGPRNLAAALRWAADPRARGTGVSVVFGDTVLPAVGTRKVHTLGLNGFAAPGRGPVAAVDDTGVRPYAVASAAPALLSPDTALPRVDVIAQYLGADATAVRAAVAAGARGVVLAAFGAGNATPEVTAVCLELLDAGTPVVVASRVGAGPVRGVYAGGGADLERAGAVYAGDLSPWQARLLLAAVLTHTDGSPGAAARCRDWLRAVGALS is encoded by the coding sequence ATGAGACACGTGGTCCTGTTGAGTACCGGAGGCACCATCGCCACCACGGCGGGTGAGGCGGGTCTGGCGGTGAGCGTGGACGCCGAACGGCTCGCCGCCGCCGCGACCAAGGTCTGGGACCTGGAGGGCGTCCGCGTCGAGGCGATCGACGTGAACCGGATCATCAGTTCCGCGGCGTCCCTGGACGACATCATGGCGCTGGCCCGCGCCGTCGACGAGGCCGCCGCCCGCGCGGACGGCGTGGTCGTGACCCACGGGACCGACTCCATGGAGGAGTCGGCGTTCCTCGTGGCCCTCACCCACCGCCACGAGGCACCGGTGGCCTTCACCGGCGCCCAGCGCTCCTTCGACGATCCGGCACCCGACGGCCCGCGCAACCTGGCCGCGGCGCTGCGCTGGGCCGCCGACCCGCGTGCGCGCGGAACCGGCGTCAGCGTGGTCTTCGGTGACACCGTGCTGCCCGCCGTGGGCACCCGCAAGGTGCACACGCTCGGGCTGAACGGTTTCGCCGCGCCGGGACGGGGCCCCGTCGCCGCCGTCGACGACACGGGGGTGCGGCCCTACGCCGTGGCCTCGGCCGCGCCCGCGCTGCTGTCGCCCGACACCGCCCTGCCCCGGGTGGACGTCATCGCCCAGTACCTGGGGGCGGACGCCACGGCGGTACGGGCGGCGGTCGCCGCGGGCGCCCGCGGCGTCGTGCTGGCGGCGTTCGGGGCGGGCAACGCCACACCCGAGGTGACGGCCGTGTGCCTGGAGCTGCTCGACGCCGGCACGCCGGTGGTCGTGGCCAGCCGCGTCGGTGCGGGCCCGGTGCGCGGCGTGTACGCGGGCGGGGGCGCGGACCTGGAGCGCGCGGGCGCGGTCTACGCGGGCGATCTCTCGCCCTGGCAGGCGCGGCTGCTGCTGGCGGCGGTACTGACCCACACCGACGGCTCACCGGGTGCCGCCGCCCGGTGCCGCGACTGGCTCCGCGCGGTCGGTGCGCTGTCCTGA